A window of Castor canadensis chromosome 10, mCasCan1.hap1v2, whole genome shotgun sequence contains these coding sequences:
- the Cdx2 gene encoding homeobox protein CDX-2 isoform X1 has translation MYVSYLLDKDVSMYPSSVRHSGGLNLAPQNFVSPPQYPDYGGYHVAAAAAAAANLDSAQSPGPSWPAAYGAPLREDWNGYAPGGAAAAANAVAHGLNGGSPAAAMGYSSPADYHPHHHPHHHPHHPAAAPSCASGLLQTLNPGPPGPAATAAAEQLSPSGQRRNLCEWMRKPAQPSLGSQVKTRTKDKYRVVYTDHQRLELEKEFHYSRYITIRRKAELAATLGLSERQVKIWFQNRRAKERKINKKKLQQQQQQQPPPPPPQPPQPQPGPLRSVPEPLSPVSSLQGSVSGSVPGVLGPAGGVLNPTVTQ, from the exons ATGTACGTGAGCTACCTCCTGGACAAGGACGTGAGCATGTATCCCAGCTCCGTGCGCCATTCTGGCGGCCTCAACCTGGCGCCGCAGAACTTCGTCAGCCCCCCGCAGTACCCGGACTATGGTGGTTACCACGTGGCGGCCGCGGCTGCGGCGGCTGCGAACTTGGACAGCGCGCAGTCCCCGGGGCCGTCTTGGCCGGCTGCGTACGGCGCCCCGCTCCGAGAGGACTGGAACGGCTATGCGCCTGGGGGCGCAGCAGCCGCAGCCAACGCGGTGGCCCACGGCCTCAACGGGGGTTCCCCGGCCGCCGCCATGGGTTACAGCAGCCCAGCCGACTACCACCCGCACCACCACCCGCATCACCATCCGCACCACCCGGCAGCTGCACCTTCCTGCGCTTCTGGGTTGCTGCAGACGCTCAACCCCGGCCCTCCTGGGCCAGCCGCCACTGCCGCCGCAGAGCAGCTGTCGCCCAGCGGCCAGCGGCGGAACCTGTGCGAGTGGATGCGGAAGCCAGCGCAGCCGTCCCTCGGGAGCCAAG TGAAAACCAGGACGAAAGACAAATACCGAGTAGTGTACACTGACCACCAGCGGCTGGAGCTGGAGAAGGAGTTTCACTACAGTCGCTACATCACCATTCGGAGGAAGGCTGAGCTGGCTGCGACGCTGGGGCTCTCTGAGAGGCAG GTTAAAATTTGGTTTCAGAACCGCagagcaaaggaaaggaaaatcaaCAAGAAGAAAttgcagcaacagcagcagcagcagcccccaccacctccaccacagCCTCCCCAGCCGCAGCCAGGTCCTCTGAGAAGTGTCCCGGAGCCCCTCAGTCCCGTATCCTCCCTGCAAGGCTCGGTGTCTGGTTCTGTCCCTGGAGTTCTGGGGCCAGCTGGGGGTGTGTTAAACCCCACTGTCACCCAGTGA
- the Cdx2 gene encoding homeobox protein CDX-2 isoform X2, which produces MYVSYLLDKDVSMYPSSVRHSGGLNLAPQNFVSPPQYPDYGGYHVAAAAAAAANLDSAQSPGPSWPAAYGAPLREDWNGYAPGGAAAAANAVAHGLNGGSPAAAMGYSSPADYHPHHHPHHHPHHPAAAPSCASGLLQTLNPGPPGPAATAAAEQLSPSGQRRNLCEWMRKPAQPSLGSQVKTRTKDKYRVVYTDHQRLELEKEFHYSRYITIRRKAELAATLGLSERLKFGFRTAEQRKGKSTRRNCSNSSSSSPHHLHHSLPSRSQVL; this is translated from the exons ATGTACGTGAGCTACCTCCTGGACAAGGACGTGAGCATGTATCCCAGCTCCGTGCGCCATTCTGGCGGCCTCAACCTGGCGCCGCAGAACTTCGTCAGCCCCCCGCAGTACCCGGACTATGGTGGTTACCACGTGGCGGCCGCGGCTGCGGCGGCTGCGAACTTGGACAGCGCGCAGTCCCCGGGGCCGTCTTGGCCGGCTGCGTACGGCGCCCCGCTCCGAGAGGACTGGAACGGCTATGCGCCTGGGGGCGCAGCAGCCGCAGCCAACGCGGTGGCCCACGGCCTCAACGGGGGTTCCCCGGCCGCCGCCATGGGTTACAGCAGCCCAGCCGACTACCACCCGCACCACCACCCGCATCACCATCCGCACCACCCGGCAGCTGCACCTTCCTGCGCTTCTGGGTTGCTGCAGACGCTCAACCCCGGCCCTCCTGGGCCAGCCGCCACTGCCGCCGCAGAGCAGCTGTCGCCCAGCGGCCAGCGGCGGAACCTGTGCGAGTGGATGCGGAAGCCAGCGCAGCCGTCCCTCGGGAGCCAAG TGAAAACCAGGACGAAAGACAAATACCGAGTAGTGTACACTGACCACCAGCGGCTGGAGCTGGAGAAGGAGTTTCACTACAGTCGCTACATCACCATTCGGAGGAAGGCTGAGCTGGCTGCGACGCTGGGGCTCTCTGAGAG GTTAAAATTTGGTTTCAGAACCGCagagcaaaggaaaggaaaatcaaCAAGAAGAAAttgcagcaacagcagcagcagcagcccccaccacctccaccacagCCTCCCCAGCCGCAGCCAGGTCCTCTGA